The Neoarius graeffei isolate fNeoGra1 chromosome 7, fNeoGra1.pri, whole genome shotgun sequence genome includes a region encoding these proteins:
- the LOC132888921 gene encoding uncharacterized protein LOC132888921: MQDRTFKSHLRVTREQFHLLCDQLRQHGLTDDNSTGGPARIPVQKKVVMVLWYLANQNCFCELADKFDVSQGAAHNVIMKMLDRICAIAEHHIVWPNDCQKAVQAALFKRLCGIDGIVGTIDGCHIRIQRPPVGGDYLNRKAYYSVLLQGIVDDQGRFIDIFAGPPGRVHDARMLRLSPFFAAHVQKLGDYKLLGDGAYLCNAFPFIVTPKRDNGGLGEGDLRRNGMICRGRVVVEQAFGRLKCKWRRLRDIQNCHVDVIVKIIVAACALHNFCIGESEITCDEHPHGCPQEGDDNE; the protein is encoded by the coding sequence ATGCAGGACAGAACTTTCAAGAGCCACCTGAGGGTTACCAGAGAGCAATTTCACCTACTCTGTGATCAACTGAGGCAACATGGCTTGACAGATGACAACTCAACAGGAGGTCCAGCCAGAATCCCTGTGCAGAAAAAAGTGGTGATGGTGCTCTGGTATCTGGCAAACCAAAACTGTTTTTGTGAGCTGGCAGATAAATTTGATGTGAGTCAGGGAGCAGCCCATAACGTCATAATGAAAATGCTTGACCGAATCTGCGCCATTGCAGAGCACCACATTGTCTGGCCAAATGACTGCCAGAAGGCAGTCCAAGCAGCCTTATTCAAAAGGCTGTGTGGAATAGATGGGATAGTGGGAACAATTGATGGATGTCATATTAGAATCCAGCGACCACCTGTTGGGGGGGATTATTTAAACAGGAAGGCCTACTATTCTGTGCTGTTGCAGGGCATTGTTGACGACCAGGGGAGGTTCATAGATATTTTTGCTGGGCCACCTGGAAGAGTACATGATGCACGCATGCTGAGGCTATCCCCATTCTTCGCAGCTCATGTACAGAAGTTAGGAGACTACAAATTACTGGGGGATGGTGCATACCTTTGCAATGCCTTCCCCTTCATTGTCACTCCAAAAAGAGATAATGGGGGATTGGGAGAGGGTGACCTGCGCCGAAATGGAATGATTTGCAGAGGGAGGGTAGTAGTGGAACAGGCATTTGGCCGCTTGAAGTGCAAGTGGAGACGCCTCCGTGACATACAAAATTGTCACGTGGATGTGATCGTGAAAATCATTGtagcagcttgtgcacttcacaatTTCTGCATTGGAGAGTCTGAAATTACATGTGATGAGCATCCCCACGGGTGCCCTCAAGAAGGGGATGACAATGAATAA